The genomic region CCGCACAGCTAAATGCAAATTTTATTGATTATAAAAAGACTGTCGCAAAGCTAAATTTAAAGCCAACCCAGTTTGGACAAAAATTTTCTGACTGGATGGTCTATGTGGGTAGTGAAATACAAGACAACAACGGCACTACCTATAAAGATATCGTGATGTTTAATCCTTACATTAAAGACTCCCAACGCTTAATCACTGCAAAAAACGCAAAGATCACTAATACAAATCAAAGCATTGAGCTCTCTTTAGTAGATGGAAAAATGTATGATATAAAAGATGAAATTTATCATCAAAGCAACTTCAAATCTATGAAGATAAGGACTGCCCAAAGTGAAGAGATAAGTGATATAGGAAGTATAAAAGAGTACTGGACGGAGGCAAATAGTAGTGAAAAAAGAAGAAAAGATCTTAGTACGTATGTACTTGTTGCGCTATTTCCACTTGCCAGTACGCTTTTTGCCATAAGCTTTGGCATCGTTACTTATAGATATGAAAAAGGCATGGTTTATGTTGGTACATTTGGCGTTTTATTTGGGTATTTTACGCTCATAATGCTCTTTTCATCAAAACCAGCTTTTGCGATTCCACTCATATTTTTTGTCTTTTTATTGGCAGGAATTTTGCTTTTTAAAGCCAAAATCATGCGAAGATACTAATGAAAATCCAACTAATTTATAGCTACGATGGCTCCAAATTTCAAGGCTCACAAACTCAGCCGCATGAAAATGGTGTAGAAGATGAGCTTTCGCGTGCTCTAGCTCACGTTGGAATATTTGAAAAAATAGTCTCTAGCTCACGTACAGACAAAAACGTCCATGCGATCAATCAAAGTTCAAGCGTAATTTGTGGCGATCATTTTAAAAATTTAGAGCACTTAAAAGAGCTAATCAACCGCCATGCTCATCCAAATATTCATATAAAACGTATAAATTT from Campylobacter concisus ATCC 51562 harbors:
- a CDS encoding LptF/LptG family permease; protein product: MSRVNRYLLFNFLGTFASLFSTLFLIMSIVFFIQIARITSYIEISFGELFKLYSFMLPRVLLFVVPIAFFVSLAMTFFRLSKENESIVIFTLGGSPNKIAKFFLIFSAFLSTALLIIATIMIPIAAQLNANFIDYKKTVAKLNLKPTQFGQKFSDWMVYVGSEIQDNNGTTYKDIVMFNPYIKDSQRLITAKNAKITNTNQSIELSLVDGKMYDIKDEIYHQSNFKSMKIRTAQSEEISDIGSIKEYWTEANSSEKRRKDLSTYVLVALFPLASTLFAISFGIVTYRYEKGMVYVGTFGVLFGYFTLIMLFSSKPAFAIPLIFFVFLLAGILLFKAKIMRRY